In Rhinoraja longicauda isolate Sanriku21f chromosome 16, sRhiLon1.1, whole genome shotgun sequence, the genomic stretch CAGCGGCACTCAGCCTGTCGGGGCTAATCCTCTCTGCCTTTCCCacccatacctttagaaaggagatgaggaggaatttctttagccggagggtagtgaatctgtggaattcattaccacagacggcggtggaggccaagttactGGGTATTGTGAAGATTTTAGAGATacttgcagaaacaggcccttcggcccacttagtcctcgcccaccagtgatcaccccgtacactagatagctccatgaatgaatgaatgaataaggagacaccctccccttcacctcctaATCAAGTCCTGGAGTCTGTCCCGACCCCATCTCtttgttcctgctttcccccccgactccatcagtccaaagaagggtcccaatccaacgcgtcgcctgtccattcctctcCAAAGTGCCggtagaactcagcaggtcagccatccGTGGAAGGAACCGGATGGAGAGGTCTTCCTAATATCAGCCCTCCTTGTCCCTGTTGAGGAGCAGACAATCAACAGTACCACCATCTTCTCATTCATTCTGTACCCAAGTGAAAGTGTAAAATGTGGGTCAAGCTGCCCACAGCCGACTGCTCACAGTACCAGCTGGCTGCGACTGGCCCCAAAACCTAAAGGCATTTTATagtgtttttttaaagaaagtctTGATGCATTTGTGCATTACGTAACAAATAAAGCAGGTTTCTCCTGACCTCACTGTGTTCTTCGGAATGCTACAGAATTCATTTTGTGCTATCATAATGAAAGAAGATGCCAGCCATCTCCAGCAATGATAAGAAATAATTCTTGCCTCCATGCATATCTGTAGCCATGGGGCAGTCGGACACCTCCCCACTACTTTAAAGATAGTTCCTGCAGTTGGGAACATCGTTTGGCCGCTGTTGTATTTTATTTGTTTAAtggatgaattaattaattatgaatgaagaagtttattggccaagtatgtgcacatacaaggaatgtgccttggtgctctgctctcaAGTAACaatacgaacatacagtaaatatgtaagaataaagcataaaactttAACAATACAACATTAACGGTGTAAACgtttgagtgaaataaaccagagcaaaaagagaccacagacttggTTATTGAGTGAAGCTACTCGCGGGGAAAAAGCTGGTTTTAAGTcttgctgtggcagctttgatagTTTGTAGGCGCCTTCCAGGggcaagtgcttcaaagagtttgtggccagggtgagacagctcgcttcctggcccttgcagtgtacaattcatcaatgggggggggaagttgcagccaacaaccttctcagctgatcaaacgattcgttgcagcctccggaagtcgtgcttggtggctgagccaaaccagaccatgatggagaaggtgaggacggactcaacgatggcagtagagaattggcagaagagttgaaccggtactttggatctgtcttcactaaggaagatacaagcaatctcccagatgttctagtggccagagaccctagggtgacggaggaactgaaggaaatccacattaggcaggaaatggtgttgggtagactgatgggactgaaagctgataaatccccagggcctgatggtctgcatcccagagtacttgaggtggtgctagaaattgtggacgcattggtgatcattttccaatgttctatagattcagggtcagttccagtggattggagggtagctaatgtcccactttttaagaaaggaggaagagagaaaacgggaaattatagaccagttagtctgacatcagtggtggggaagatgctggagtcaattataaaagacgaaattgcggagtatttggatcgtagtaacaggattgttccgagtcagcatggatttacgaaggggaaatcatgcttgactaatcttctggaattctttgaggatgtaactaggaaaattgacaggggagagccggtggatgtggtgtaccttgactttcagaaagcctttgacaaggttccacataggagattagtgggcaaaattagagcacatggtattggaggtagggtactgacatggatagaaaattggttgacaggcagaaagcaaagagtggggataaatgggtccctttcagaatggcaggcagtaactagtggggtacagcaaggctcgttgctgggaccgcagctatttacaatatacattaatgacttggatgaagggattaaaagtaccattagcaaatttgcagatgatacaaagctgggtggtagtgtgaattgtgaggaagatgctatgaggttgcagggtgacttggacaggttgtgtgagtgggcggatgcatggcagatgcagtttaatgtggataagtgtgaggttatccactggtggaaagaataggaaggcagagtattatctgaatggtgtcacgttaggaacaggggacgtacaacgagatctgggtgtcctagtgcatcagtcactgaaaggaagcatgcaggtacagcaggcagtgaagaaagccaatggaatattggccttcataacaagaggagttgagtataggagcaaagaggtccttctgcagttgtacagggccctagtgagaccgcacctggagtactgtgtgcagttttggtctccaaatttgaggaaggatattcttgctattgagagcgtgcagcataggtttattaggttaattcccagaatggcgggactatcatatgttgaaagactggagcgactaggcttgtatacactggaatttagaaggatgagaggagatcttatcgaaacgcataagattattaaggggttggacacgttaggcaggaaacatgttcacaatgttgggggagtccagaacaaggagccacagtttaagaataagtggtaggccatttagaactgagatgaggaaaaactttttcagtcagagttgtgaatctgtggaattctctgcctcagaaggcagtggaggccaattctctaaatgcattcaagagagcggtggatagagctcttaaggatagcggagtcagggggtatggggagaaggcaggaacggggtactgattgagaatgatcactgtgaatggcggtgctggctcgaagggccaaatggcctcctcctgcacctattatctataattggaccatcattgcccgtGGCAGATTGTGGTCCTCAggagctgcaggaagtacatcctctgttgggcctttttgactgtggagtcgatggtggtcccTCATTTAagatccttggagatgatggttccaaggaacttaaatgactccacagatgtgactgtgctttcagttccactgtctaaagagcattgagctccaggttgttgctatgacaccaggatgccagctgtgccacttcctGTCCGTAGGCAGGTTCCTCCCCATCCAGCAGTAGTCCAATCAGgattgtgtcatccgtaaacttgagaagcttgacaaaggagtctgtggaggtgcagtcgttggtgtagagagagtaaaggagagggaacgggtacgcagccttgcggtgctcctatgctgagggtctgcgggtccaagatgtgctttcccagcctcacatgctgcctcgtgtctgtcaggaagttgatgatccactgacagaggggttcaggcacagtcatctgggagagtttggagtgtcgtagctctggcacaatggtgttaaatgcagagctaaagtcaacaaacaaaatcctggcataggtcccgttgcggtctaggtgctggaggatgaagtgcaggcctaggttgactgcatcatccaccgatctattggcccagtTTGCAAACTGCAGTAGGTCcaacagggggtttgtgatgtttttcagctgggccagcacaagctttcaaaggtcttcatgaactCTTGCCACACTCGGCGCACACAAAGGGTCTCTCTCCGGTATATTTCCGCTGGTGCTCCCGCAGCCCCCGTgcgctttagactttagtgataaagcatggaaacaggccctttggcccaccgagtatgcgccgaccatcgatgagctcactcacactatcctacacacacgtgacaataaccgaaATTCAACCATCCCGTCGCCAGGGGGCGCTGCACCGCGACCTCCCGCCGCCAGAGGGCACTGCACACATCAGACCAGAGGACGCCCAgaactccttccctcccccattcaCTCACATCCCACTCCTCGGGTCGCCGGCCGCAGGATCATCCtcgggagggagtagggagtggCGGAAAGGACGCGAGGCCAAGCGGCGGCGGCGACGACGGCAGCGGCTATTCCCCACCTGACCTCCCGACGCTGAGCGAGCGGAGACCTCGTCCCGtcgacgacccccccccccccccagtgtcggGCAGCGCCAGCGGCCAATGGGAGCAGGTCGCGCTTCCCCGGCCGCAGTGTGACAATGGACCAGGTACCGCCTCCTCCCGGTGTCCGACCAATCAAAGCTACGTCTCCGCCCCCCGGCGCATGTGAGCGCGTCCTATAGGTCGAGACGCAGCCCCGCCCCTCGGACAGACAGCGCTCTCCGTCAATCGAAGCCGCCCATCCCGCCCTAACAACGGTTGCCTTGGTGCTGCCGACCAATCACAGGCCCCCAGAAGCTGCagcgcaaagataatagagcggtaATAATCGATGACCAGATAACGGCTGTGATGTGTGTGTCAAACGTGATGTCTTATTCTGACTGGTACTGGCCTGTTTTGGAAGTATCGTTTGCAATAAAAGGAACATGCATGTTTGGATAGAAGCTAATATACTGCTGAAAACATTGTGAATAAAGGACTTGATGCACATGTTAAAAAAAACCTCCGTTAGGCCCACACCAAGTCCTTTATTCacaatgtgtagggaaaaaaactgcagatgctggtttaaatcgaaggtagacacaaactgctggagtaactcaacgggtcaggcagcatctcaggagagaaggaatgggtgatgtttcgggtctgaagaagagtctcgccccgaaacgtcacccattccttctctcctgagatgctgccttacctgctgagttactccagcattttgtgtccactcttACTCACAATGTTTTGTGATTGTAAACAAACTAAGATTTACCAATATCCTGTTTGCCAGCTTGCAAACCCGCTGTGTTCCCCTCCTGCAGGGTTTAGGAGCCGTTGATGTGAACGGAGAGACGGGGACGTGAGCGGCCATTGAGGGCAGCCAGGGTGCTAGTGAGCCCCCCATCTGCTCGGTGTGCGGGCTGAGCTTTGGTGGAGGACAACATGATGGGGCCCAACAAGGAGAAGCGTTATGAGTGCAATGTGTGTGGCAAGGCCTGGCATCAGCCATGCCTGCTGGAGACCCACCAGCGGGTTcacacgggcgagaagcccttCGGCTGCGccacctgcggcaagagctttgCCCGGTCGTCAGGGCTAAGGcagcaccagcgggtgcacagcggtgagaggcccttcacctgctccgactgcgACAAGGGCTTCAAGACAGCGCAGGAACTGAAGATCCACCGGCGGGTGCACAGCggtgagcggcccttcacctgctccaactgcggcaagggcttcaagtcGTCGCCGGACCTGTTGATGCACCAGCGCCTGCACACCGGGGAGCGGCCAtacacctgcagcgactgcggcaagggcttcacccgctccAAAAACTTGCTGGAGCACCGGCGCACCCACACCGgggagcgccccttcacctgcagcgactgcggcaagggcttcacccgctccAACAGCCTACTGGAGCACCAGCGCACCCACACTggtgagcgccccttcacctgcaccCAGTGTGGCAAGGGCTACACTCGCTCCTCCAAGCTGCTgaggcaccagcgggtgcacgccGGTGACCGTCCCatgcccagcccggtgagtggagAGCGCTGTACCGTGGCCTCCCACGCCCGGTCTCACCGGCGCGTGCACACCAGTGGGCAGCCCTACGACTACTAGTACTGCGGTGAGGTGTTTGACAGCTCGCTGGGGCTGCAGCACCAACAGCAGGCCCACGCCAGCGAGCGGCTCTTCCCACCACGGCAAGCGTTTAaagagtgatccatatccccccattccctgtatatccatgtgcctgtctaaaagcctcttaaacacccagtggcgcagcggtagagttgctacataacggcaccagagacccgggttccatcctgactacgggtgctgtctctcgggagtttgcatgttccccccgtgacctgcgtgggtttcctcaaatgctccggtttcctcccacactccaaagatgtgcgggtttgtaggctcattttggcatgggtgtaaatgtaaattgtccccagtgtgtgggatagtgttagtgtgcggggatcgctggttggcacggactcggtgggccgaagggcctgtttccgcactgtatcactggtCTAAAGCACATGGGGGGCAGCGGGAGCACCAGCGGATACACACCGGAGAGAGAATCTTTGTGGCGCCAAGTGTGTCAAGGGTTTCACCCGCATGTCCAGCCTGTGGCAGCACCGGCGTACCCACAGCGGTGAGCGTCCCTTCACATTCCCGTCCTGTGGTAAGGGCTTCACCCGCCTGGACCACCTGCTGGAGCACCGGCGGGTCTACActggcgagcgccccttcacctgc encodes the following:
- the LOC144601033 gene encoding uncharacterized protein LOC144601033, which translates into the protein MMGPNKEKRYECNVCGKAWHQPCLLETHQRVHTGEKPFGCATCGKSFARSSGLRQHQRVHSGERPFTCSDCDKGFKTAQELKIHRRVHSGERPFTCSNCGKGFKSSPDLLMHQRLHTGERPYTCSDCGKGFTRSKNLLEHRRTHTGERPFTCSDCGKGFTRSNSLLEHQRTHTGERPFTCTQCGKGYTRSSKLLRHQRVHAGDRPMPSPVSGERCTVASHARSHRRVHTSGQPYDY